The following are encoded in a window of Cervus canadensis isolate Bull #8, Minnesota chromosome 11, ASM1932006v1, whole genome shotgun sequence genomic DNA:
- the LOC122449384 gene encoding olfactory receptor 1S1-like — protein MHEGNQTSFSEFLLLGLSSQPGQQELLFALFLAMYLVTVVGNALIVTAIGLDPYLHTPMYLFLANLSLADISSISTSVPKMLMDIQTKSPSISYESCITQMYFSIVFVVTDNFLLGVMACDRFVAICHPLNYTTIMGPRLCLWLTATPWALSNAVALTHALLLLRSVFCDGHALPHFFCDLAPLLRLSCSDTAVNELMLFVVGSSVVTLPFALILVSYACITRAVLRLSRPEGRWKAFSTCGSHLTVVFLFYGTIVGVYFFPSSSDPDNRDKIGALLFTVVTPMMNPFIYSLRNKDMKGALRRLLCGKKGSPCDALSI, from the coding sequence ATGCATGAAGGAAACCAAACGAGCTTCTCCGAatttctcctcctgggactcTCCAGCCAACCTGGGCAGCAGGAGCTCCTCTTTGCACTTTTCCTGGCTATGTACCTGGTCACCGTGGTGGGGAACGCGCTTATCGTTACGGCCATCGGCTTGGACCCTTACCTTCACACCCCCATGTACCTCTTCCTCGCCAACCTATCCTTGGCTGATATTTCCTCCATTTCCACCTCAGTCCCCAAAATGCTGATGGATATTCAGACCAAGAGTCCATCCATCTCCTATGAGAGCTGCATCACACAGATGTATTTCTCCATTGTCTTTGTTGTCACTGACAACTTCCTCTTGGGGGTCATGGCCTGCGACCGCtttgtggccatctgccaccctctGAACTACACGACCATCATGGGACCCAGGCTCTGCCTTTGGCTGACCGCCACCCCCTGGGCCCTCAGTAATGCCGTCGCCCTAACACACGCCCTTCTGCTCCTCCGGTCGGTCTTCTGTGACGGCCACGCTCTCCCGCACTTCTTCTGTGACTTGGCCCCGCTGCTCAGGCTGTCCTGCTCAGACACGGCGGTCAACGAGCTCATGCTCTTTGTCGTGGGCTCATCGGTCGTCACCCTGCCCTTCGCCCTCATCCTCGTCTCCTACGCCTGCATCACCAGGGCTGTCCTGAGACTCTCACGCCCCGAGGGGCGGTggaaagccttctccacctgtggctcTCACCTGACAGTCGTGTTCCTCTTCTACGGGACCATCGTAGGGGTCTACTTCTTCCCCTCGTCCTCTGACCCTGACAACAGAGACAAGATCGGGGCGCTGCTGTTCACCGTGGTGACCCCCATGatgaaccccttcatctacagcctgaggaacaagGACATGAAAGGGGCCCTGAGGAGACTCCTCTGTGGGAAAAAGGGTTCTCCCTGTGATGCCCTGAGCATCTGA